One Salmo trutta chromosome 12, fSalTru1.1, whole genome shotgun sequence genomic region harbors:
- the LOC115203639 gene encoding uncharacterized protein LOC115203639 isoform X1 gives MSCSAYNCKNRGHDTYDKNNQLRAKKVRLHRFPLSDAKRLKKWLHQTRLKAWKPTKSSRLCSEHFEEKYLITPSTGRGVRLRNDAIPTIFSFPSQFQKKKTAGTRKRVTLFPDDRVPEDVSSLPAEPKCSAESTRLKKTPSYLNHSIWHPSRFHDDYCVPQSIDWAVKDKPNEVPPSALQKQGLIFIPKLAIRIKNKWDWLTMEVKGPFPETQIGHRFVLTVMDYYSKWLEAYPMKTCTSKEIAQIISDLISRFGFPVGILCCLGVMLTVEINSALGDLKKLTGQLIFYRPLGVSLDPVTKSLVDRLVSDLVKEHPDNWDVYLAASVFSFCCKEHPTTRQIPLSLLRCGGTQSVSTSPRKLPYNGIKGRTFVILEAQPPTKEVCVQCSQCLEWISVTQDSELKRYEEMKLGDEDYTHTCVSCRVAMSCRVALEVMRG, from the exons ATTTCCGCTGAGTGACGCCAAAAGACTAAAAAAGTGGCTCCATCAGACGAGACTGAAAGCCTGGAAGCCAACCAAAAGCTCCAGACTGTGTTCCGAGCATTTCGAGGAGAAGTACCTGATAACACCCTCCACTGGACGTGGTGTTCGTTTACGTAATGATGCCATTCCAACTATATTTTCCTTTCCTAGTCAGTTCCAAAAAAAG AAAACAGCGGGAACGAGGAAAAGAGTAACCTTG TTTCCCGATGATCGTGTTCCTGAGGATGTGTCATCACTACCAGCTGAGCCAAAGTG CTCTGCAGAGTCAACACGGTTGAAGAAGACTCCCAGTTACTTAAACCACAGTATATGGCACCCAAGTCGTTTCCATGACGACTACTGTGTACCACAG agtATTGACTGGGCTGTGAAAGATAAACCAAATGAA GTCCCACCTTCAGCTTTACAAAAGCAAGGGCTGATCTTTATCCCCAAGCTCGCAATCAGG ATCAAGAACAAATGGGATTGGCTGACAATGGAAGTGAAGGGGCCATTTCCAGAGACCCAAATTGGACATAGATTTGTACTAACTGTAATGGACTACTACTCCAAATGGTTGGAAGCCTACCCCATGAAGACCTGCACCAGTAAAGAGATTGCTCAAATCATTTCTGACCTCATCTCTCGCTTTGGCTTCCCTGTTGGAATCCTGTGTTGTTTGGGTGTAATGCTGACTGTAGAG ATCAACTCGGCTTTGGGTGATCTGAAGAAACTGacaggccaactcatattctacCGTCCTCTGGGAGTGTCATTGGATCCAGTAACAAAGTCCCTTGTAGACCG GTTGGTGTCAGATTTGGTGAAAGAACATCCTGATAACTGGGATGTTTACCTGGCTGCCAGTGTGTTCAGCTTCTGCTGCAAGGAACACCCCACCACCAGACAAATACCCCTGTCTCTACTGCGCTGTGGAGGGACTCAGTCTGTCTCCACCTCACCAAGAAAGCTGCCT TACAATGGGATTAAAGGAAGAACCTTTGTCATACTAGAGGCCCAACCACCTACAAAGGAAGTCTGTGTGCAGTGCAGTCAGTGCTTGGAATGGATCTCGGTCACTCAGGACTCTGAGCTGAAGAGATATGAGGAGATGAAACTTGGGGATGAGGACTACACCCACACCTGTGTGAGCTGCAGGGTGGCCATGAGCTGCAGGGTGGCCCTGGAGGTCATGAGGGGTTAG
- the LOC115203639 gene encoding uncharacterized protein LOC115203639 isoform X3: protein MMPFQLYFPFLVSSKKKKTAGTRKRVTLFPDDRVPEDVSSLPAEPKCSAESTRLKKTPSYLNHSIWHPSRFHDDYCVPQSIDWAVKDKPNEVPPSALQKQGLIFIPKLAIRIKNKWDWLTMEVKGPFPETQIGHRFVLTVMDYYSKWLEAYPMKTCTSKEIAQIISDLISRFGFPVGILCCLGVMLTVEINSALGDLKKLTGQLIFYRPLGVSLDPVTKSLVDRLVSDLVKEHPDNWDVYLAASVFSFCCKEHPTTRQIPLSLLRCGGTQSVSTSPRKLPYNGIKGRTFVILEAQPPTKEVCVQCSQCLEWISVTQDSELKRYEEMKLGDEDYTHTCVSCRVAMSCRVALEVMRG, encoded by the exons ATGATGCCATTCCAACTATATTTTCCTTTCCTAGTCAGTTCCAAAAAAA AGAAAACAGCGGGAACGAGGAAAAGAGTAACCTTG TTTCCCGATGATCGTGTTCCTGAGGATGTGTCATCACTACCAGCTGAGCCAAAGTG CTCTGCAGAGTCAACACGGTTGAAGAAGACTCCCAGTTACTTAAACCACAGTATATGGCACCCAAGTCGTTTCCATGACGACTACTGTGTACCACAG agtATTGACTGGGCTGTGAAAGATAAACCAAATGAA GTCCCACCTTCAGCTTTACAAAAGCAAGGGCTGATCTTTATCCCCAAGCTCGCAATCAGG ATCAAGAACAAATGGGATTGGCTGACAATGGAAGTGAAGGGGCCATTTCCAGAGACCCAAATTGGACATAGATTTGTACTAACTGTAATGGACTACTACTCCAAATGGTTGGAAGCCTACCCCATGAAGACCTGCACCAGTAAAGAGATTGCTCAAATCATTTCTGACCTCATCTCTCGCTTTGGCTTCCCTGTTGGAATCCTGTGTTGTTTGGGTGTAATGCTGACTGTAGAG ATCAACTCGGCTTTGGGTGATCTGAAGAAACTGacaggccaactcatattctacCGTCCTCTGGGAGTGTCATTGGATCCAGTAACAAAGTCCCTTGTAGACCG GTTGGTGTCAGATTTGGTGAAAGAACATCCTGATAACTGGGATGTTTACCTGGCTGCCAGTGTGTTCAGCTTCTGCTGCAAGGAACACCCCACCACCAGACAAATACCCCTGTCTCTACTGCGCTGTGGAGGGACTCAGTCTGTCTCCACCTCACCAAGAAAGCTGCCT TACAATGGGATTAAAGGAAGAACCTTTGTCATACTAGAGGCCCAACCACCTACAAAGGAAGTCTGTGTGCAGTGCAGTCAGTGCTTGGAATGGATCTCGGTCACTCAGGACTCTGAGCTGAAGAGATATGAGGAGATGAAACTTGGGGATGAGGACTACACCCACACCTGTGTGAGCTGCAGGGTGGCCATGAGCTGCAGGGTGGCCCTGGAGGTCATGAGGGGTTAG
- the LOC115203637 gene encoding TNF receptor-associated factor 6-like, with protein MSCFESDKSSLENDEGCCGGAAASQLSNCALAMLEKEGNDSVLSPTESTPTSLQGGAPLQGYDVEFDPPLESKYECPICLMALRAAVQTPCGHRFCRSCIEKSIRDTGQRCPVDNEVLREDQLFPDNFAKREILSLTVRCTNVGCTDKMELRRLDGHVTKCEFATVPCPLCQDAVWKSQLEMHQSQHCQRRPVSCPDCVESFVYEDSKIHESLCPFANVVCQYCGMELIRDQLESHYDTDCPKAPIACTFSTFGCREMMQRNDLAQHMQEFTQMHMRCMAEYLHRHSLTGYTQPPPSEDRGAAAAEQGAQAGASSGGAPCQCCGELQTIRETTQQLEGRLVRQDHQLRELSIQAGLVAELRRKVTSLEENLKELEAKQCQGVYVWPLEGFSGYLRTQAAGQPVVVHSPGFYTGRPGYKLCLRLHLQTPSAQRCSNYISLFVHTMQGEFDGQLSWPFQGTIRLAVLDQGPEGQHHVEVMETKPDLQAFQRPTIQRNPKGFGYVTFLHLMELQQRGFVHDDTLLVRCEVTPRFDTALRREGAAMQPRGPEASL; from the exons ATGTCCTGCTTTGAGAGTGATAAGAGCAGCCTGGAGAATGATGAAGGGTGTTGTGGTGGGGCGGCCGCGTCACAGCTGTCCAACTGTGCGCTGGCCATGCTGGAGAAAGAGGGCAACGACTCTGTGCTGAGCCCCACGGAGAGTACCCCCACCAGCCTACAGGGCGGCGCCCCACTGCAAGGCTACGACGTGGAGTTCGACCCTCCGCTGGAGAGCAAGTATGAGTGCCCCATCTGCCTCATGGCCCTGAGGGCAGCCGTGCAGACGCCGTGCGGCCATCGCTTCTGCCGCAGCTGCATCGAGAAGTCCATCCG TGATACAGGGCAGAGGTGTCCAGTGGATAACGAGGTACTACGGGAAGACCAGCTGTTCCCAGATAACTTTGCCAAGCGGGAGATCCTCTCCCTAACGGTCCGCTGCACCAACGTAGGCTGCACTGACAAAATGGAGCTTCGCCGTCTGGAT GGCCATGTTACCAAATGTGAGTTTGCCACTGTGCCATGCCCGCTGTGCCAGGACGCGGTGTGGAAGAGCCAGCTGGAGATGCACCAAAGCCAACACTGCCAGCGGAGACCTGTGTCCTGTCCCGACTGTGTAGAGAGCTTTGTTTACGAGGACAGCAAG ATTCATGAGTCGCTGTGTCCCTTTGCCAACGTGGTGTGTCAGTACTGCGGTATGGAGCTCATCAGAGACCAG TTGGAATCTCACTATGACACAGACTGTCCGAAGGCTCCGATCGCCTGTACCTTCAGCACTTTTGGATGTCGAGAGATG ATGCAGCGCAATGACCTGGCGCAGCACATGCAGGAGTTCACTCAGATGCACATGCGCTGCATGGCTGAGTACCTGCACAGGCACAGCCTTACCGGGTACACCCAGCCACCACCTTCTGAGGACCGAGGGGCTGCCGCTGCAGAGCAGGGGGCACAAGCAGGCGCTAGCAGCGGTGGCGCCCCCTGCCAGTGCTGCGGGGAACTGCAGACCATACGGGAGACCACCCAGCAGCTGGAGGGCCGTCTAGTGCGGCAGGACCACCAGCTACGTGAGCTGAGCATTCAG GCGGGCCTGGTGGCAGAGCTCCGTCGTAAGGTCACTTCGCTGGAGGAGAACCTAAAGGAGCTGGAGGCCAAGCAGTGCCAGGGCGTGTACGTGTGGCCCTTGGAGGGCTTCTCGGGCTACCTGCGTACCCAGGCTGCCGGACAGCCCGTTGTGGTGCACAGCCCAGGCTTCTACACGGGACGGCCGGGCTACAAGCTGTGTCTGCGCCTCCACCTCCAAACGCCCTCGGCCCAGCGCTGCTCCAACTACATCTCACTGTTTGTTCACACCATGCAGGGTGAATTTGATGGGCAGCTATCGTGGCCCTTCCAAGGCACCATCCGGCTGGCCGTGCTGGACCAAGGGCCTGAGGGCCAGCACCATGTGGAGGTGATGGAGACCAAGCCTGACCTGCAGGCCTTCCAGAGGCCCACCATCCAGAGGAACCCCAAGGGCTTTGGCTACGTCACCTTTCTGCACCTGATGGAGCTGCAGCAGCGGGGGTTTGTGCACGACGACACGCTGCTGGTGCGCTGCGAGGTGACGCCGCGCTTCGACACCGCCCTAAGGCGCGAGGGGGCGGCCATGCAGCCCAGAGGGCCCGAGGCCTCGTTGTGA
- the LOC115203639 gene encoding uncharacterized protein LOC115203639 isoform X2, whose protein sequence is MSCSAYNCKNRGHDTYDKNNQLRAKKVRLHRFPLSDAKRLKKWLHQTRLKAWKPTKSSRLCSEHFEEKYLITPSTGRGVRLRNDAIPTIFSFPSQFQKKKTAGTRKRVTLFPDDRVPEDVSSLPAEPKCSAESTRLKKTPSYLNHSIWHPSRFHDDYCVPQSIDWAVKDKPNEVPPSALQKQGLIFIPKLAIRINSALGDLKKLTGQLIFYRPLGVSLDPVTKSLVDRLVSDLVKEHPDNWDVYLAASVFSFCCKEHPTTRQIPLSLLRCGGTQSVSTSPRKLPYNGIKGRTFVILEAQPPTKEVCVQCSQCLEWISVTQDSELKRYEEMKLGDEDYTHTCVSCRVAMSCRVALEVMRG, encoded by the exons ATTTCCGCTGAGTGACGCCAAAAGACTAAAAAAGTGGCTCCATCAGACGAGACTGAAAGCCTGGAAGCCAACCAAAAGCTCCAGACTGTGTTCCGAGCATTTCGAGGAGAAGTACCTGATAACACCCTCCACTGGACGTGGTGTTCGTTTACGTAATGATGCCATTCCAACTATATTTTCCTTTCCTAGTCAGTTCCAAAAAAAG AAAACAGCGGGAACGAGGAAAAGAGTAACCTTG TTTCCCGATGATCGTGTTCCTGAGGATGTGTCATCACTACCAGCTGAGCCAAAGTG CTCTGCAGAGTCAACACGGTTGAAGAAGACTCCCAGTTACTTAAACCACAGTATATGGCACCCAAGTCGTTTCCATGACGACTACTGTGTACCACAG agtATTGACTGGGCTGTGAAAGATAAACCAAATGAA GTCCCACCTTCAGCTTTACAAAAGCAAGGGCTGATCTTTATCCCCAAGCTCGCAATCAGG ATCAACTCGGCTTTGGGTGATCTGAAGAAACTGacaggccaactcatattctacCGTCCTCTGGGAGTGTCATTGGATCCAGTAACAAAGTCCCTTGTAGACCG GTTGGTGTCAGATTTGGTGAAAGAACATCCTGATAACTGGGATGTTTACCTGGCTGCCAGTGTGTTCAGCTTCTGCTGCAAGGAACACCCCACCACCAGACAAATACCCCTGTCTCTACTGCGCTGTGGAGGGACTCAGTCTGTCTCCACCTCACCAAGAAAGCTGCCT TACAATGGGATTAAAGGAAGAACCTTTGTCATACTAGAGGCCCAACCACCTACAAAGGAAGTCTGTGTGCAGTGCAGTCAGTGCTTGGAATGGATCTCGGTCACTCAGGACTCTGAGCTGAAGAGATATGAGGAGATGAAACTTGGGGATGAGGACTACACCCACACCTGTGTGAGCTGCAGGGTGGCCATGAGCTGCAGGGTGGCCCTGGAGGTCATGAGGGGTTAG